The Megachile rotundata isolate GNS110a chromosome 3, iyMegRotu1, whole genome shotgun sequence genome includes a window with the following:
- the LOC100881965 gene encoding ATP-binding cassette sub-family G member 4 isoform X2 → MGTKVLIEMQQQLRHAVSSTENAPSSTKNLDDLMDIDNSVFLVFEDVSYKARPWILSREKTELLKNLSGEFRAGELTAIMGLSGAGKSTLMDVLAGFITSGVTGNIMVNSKARNLDEFRRLSAYIMQNDNLQPLLTVQEAMNVAAELKLTASPQQKKQKIEQILITMSLDICRHTRTGQLSGGERKRLAIALELLNCPPILFLDEPTSGLDSVTSKYCITLLKQLAKSGQTVICSIHQPSASLLNMVDHLYVVADGSCVYTGSTQNLVPYLSSLGLQCPTHYNPADYLMEICNGDYGKHVPGLIDAIENGKNNAWRSTSNVTTANRQEEVIALNVMASFQALRQRPPMAADYAPRRKGSEYATNFWKQLIVLLKRNTIRLSRDKVLTFTRLSMHFVIALLVGTIYFQIGQDAVYVLDNFNLLFFNIMFLMFSAFSATVTTFPLELPIIMREHFNRWYKLHSFYLANKLADIPIQLTAISLYILIVYYMSDQLLELRRFCMYTLMCCAVSIVAQTFGLLVGTGMKVQHGMIFGPLTILPFLIFSGFFVQFRHAHPYLRWLFHLSFLKYGFEGVMIAIYGTREATECHGHDTSRLLVFFFRTDCVIYHLGHSNVYVAKT, encoded by the exons ATGGGCACGAAAGTACTCATCGAAATGCAGCAGCAGTTGAGGCATGCAGTGTCTAGTACGGAAAACGCACCGAGCAGTACAAAAAATCTAGACGATTTAATGGACATCGATAACTCAGTATTTCTAGTCTTCGAGGATGTTTCCTACAAAGCACGTCCATGGATCCTTTCCAGAG AGAAGACCGAATTGCTGAAAAACTTGAGCGGTGAATTTAGAGCTGGCGAACTGACCGCAATTATGGGATTATCGGGCGCTGGAAAATCTACGCTGATGGATGTTTTAGCAGGCTTTAT AACATCCGGCGTCACTGGGAATATTATGGTCAATTCGAAAGCTAGGAACCTTGATGAATTTCGAAGGCTGTCTGCATATATAATGCAAAACGATAATTTGCAACCACTGTTAACGGTACAGGAAGCTATGAACGTCGCTGCAGAACTCAAGCTTACCGCTAGTCCTCAACAAAAGAAACAGAAG ATTGAGCAAATTCTAATCACAATGAGTCTCGACATATGTCGTCACACTCGTACAGGGCAGCTCAGCGGTGGAGAAAGAAAGAGGCTAGCAATTGCGCTGGAATTACTTAACTGCCCACCGATTTTGTTTCTCGACGAGCCTACTAG TGGATTGGATAGCGTCACTTCAAAATATTGTATAACGTTGCTAAAACAATTGGCAAAGTCAGGACAAACAGTAATTTGTTCGATTCATCAACCGAGTGCCTCGCTGTTGAATATGGTCGACCATCTGTACGTGGTAGCGGATGGAAGTTGCGTTTATACGGGTAGCACTCAGAATTTAGTGCCTTATTTGAGCAGCCTTGGCTTGCAATGTCCGACGCATTATAATCCAGCTGACTACC TGATGGAGATTTGTAATGGAGATTACGGTAAGCACGTACCGGGATTAATAGACGCTATCGAAAATGGAAAGAACAATGCGTGGAGGTCAACGAGCAATGTAACCACCGCCAATCGTCAAGAGGAAGTAATCGCTTTAAACGTGATGGCTTCGTTCCAAGCACTTCGACAACGACCTCCGATGGCAGCTGATTATGCTCCTAGACGCAAAGGCTCTGAATACGCTACGAATTTTTGGAAACAGTTAATCGTTCTACTCAAAAGGAACACAATTAGACTTTCTCGCGATAAG GTATTAACTTTCACACGGCTCTCGATGCATTTCGTCATTGCCCTCCTTGTCGGCACTATTTATTTCCAAATCGGGCAGGATGCTGTGTACGTGCTGGATAATTTCAATCTTCTGTTCTTCAATATAATGTTTCTCATGTTTAGTGCATTCAGTGCAACTGTAACTACAT TTCCCTTGGAGTTACCAATTATTATGCGTGAACACTTTAACCGGTGGTACAAGTTGCACTCATTTTACTTAGCCAACAAACTGGCCGACATTCCAATTCAACTTACTGCAATTTCCTTATACATTCTCATAGTATATTACATGAGCGATCAATTACTGGAACTGCGGCGGTTTTGTATGTACACGTTAATGTGTTGCGCGGTCAGTATTGTTGCTCAAACATTTGGACTATTAGTTGGAACGGGGATGAAAGTTCAG CATGGTATGATTTTTGGACCACTCACAATTCTTCCATTTCTGATATTTAGTGGATTTTTTGTCCAATTCAGACATGCTCATCCGTATCTACGTTGGCTGTTCCATTTATCGTTTCTGAAATACGGTTTCGAGGGTGTAATGATAGCTATTTATGG TACCAGAGAAGCTACTGAGTGCCATGGACATGACACAAGCCGATTATTGGTTTTCTTTTTTCGTACTGACTGCGTTATATATCATCTTGGACATAGCAACGTTTACGTTGCTAAAACTTAA
- the LOC100881965 gene encoding ATP-binding cassette sub-family G member 4 isoform X1, translating into MGTKVLIEMQQQLRHAVSSTENAPSSTKNLDDLMDIDNSVFLVFEDVSYKARPWILSREKTELLKNLSGEFRAGELTAIMGLSGAGKSTLMDVLAGFITSGVTGNIMVNSKARNLDEFRRLSAYIMQNDNLQPLLTVQEAMNVAAELKLTASPQQKKQKIEQILITMSLDICRHTRTGQLSGGERKRLAIALELLNCPPILFLDEPTSGLDSVTSKYCITLLKQLAKSGQTVICSIHQPSASLLNMVDHLYVVADGSCVYTGSTQNLVPYLSSLGLQCPTHYNPADYLMEICNGDYGKHVPGLIDAIENGKNNAWRSTSNVTTANRQEEVIALNVMASFQALRQRPPMAADYAPRRKGSEYATNFWKQLIVLLKRNTIRLSRDKVLTFTRLSMHFVIALLVGTIYFQIGQDAVYVLDNFNLLFFNIMFLMFSAFSATVTTFPLELPIIMREHFNRWYKLHSFYLANKLADIPIQLTAISLYILIVYYMSDQLLELRRFCMYTLMCCAVSIVAQTFGLLVGTGMKVQHGMIFGPLTILPFLIFSGFFVQFRHAHPYLRWLFHLSFLKYGFEGVMIAIYGYNRPKLSCSDVYCHFAVPEKLLSAMDMTQADYWFSFFVLTALYIILDIATFTLLKLKLEKRV; encoded by the exons ATGGGCACGAAAGTACTCATCGAAATGCAGCAGCAGTTGAGGCATGCAGTGTCTAGTACGGAAAACGCACCGAGCAGTACAAAAAATCTAGACGATTTAATGGACATCGATAACTCAGTATTTCTAGTCTTCGAGGATGTTTCCTACAAAGCACGTCCATGGATCCTTTCCAGAG AGAAGACCGAATTGCTGAAAAACTTGAGCGGTGAATTTAGAGCTGGCGAACTGACCGCAATTATGGGATTATCGGGCGCTGGAAAATCTACGCTGATGGATGTTTTAGCAGGCTTTAT AACATCCGGCGTCACTGGGAATATTATGGTCAATTCGAAAGCTAGGAACCTTGATGAATTTCGAAGGCTGTCTGCATATATAATGCAAAACGATAATTTGCAACCACTGTTAACGGTACAGGAAGCTATGAACGTCGCTGCAGAACTCAAGCTTACCGCTAGTCCTCAACAAAAGAAACAGAAG ATTGAGCAAATTCTAATCACAATGAGTCTCGACATATGTCGTCACACTCGTACAGGGCAGCTCAGCGGTGGAGAAAGAAAGAGGCTAGCAATTGCGCTGGAATTACTTAACTGCCCACCGATTTTGTTTCTCGACGAGCCTACTAG TGGATTGGATAGCGTCACTTCAAAATATTGTATAACGTTGCTAAAACAATTGGCAAAGTCAGGACAAACAGTAATTTGTTCGATTCATCAACCGAGTGCCTCGCTGTTGAATATGGTCGACCATCTGTACGTGGTAGCGGATGGAAGTTGCGTTTATACGGGTAGCACTCAGAATTTAGTGCCTTATTTGAGCAGCCTTGGCTTGCAATGTCCGACGCATTATAATCCAGCTGACTACC TGATGGAGATTTGTAATGGAGATTACGGTAAGCACGTACCGGGATTAATAGACGCTATCGAAAATGGAAAGAACAATGCGTGGAGGTCAACGAGCAATGTAACCACCGCCAATCGTCAAGAGGAAGTAATCGCTTTAAACGTGATGGCTTCGTTCCAAGCACTTCGACAACGACCTCCGATGGCAGCTGATTATGCTCCTAGACGCAAAGGCTCTGAATACGCTACGAATTTTTGGAAACAGTTAATCGTTCTACTCAAAAGGAACACAATTAGACTTTCTCGCGATAAG GTATTAACTTTCACACGGCTCTCGATGCATTTCGTCATTGCCCTCCTTGTCGGCACTATTTATTTCCAAATCGGGCAGGATGCTGTGTACGTGCTGGATAATTTCAATCTTCTGTTCTTCAATATAATGTTTCTCATGTTTAGTGCATTCAGTGCAACTGTAACTACAT TTCCCTTGGAGTTACCAATTATTATGCGTGAACACTTTAACCGGTGGTACAAGTTGCACTCATTTTACTTAGCCAACAAACTGGCCGACATTCCAATTCAACTTACTGCAATTTCCTTATACATTCTCATAGTATATTACATGAGCGATCAATTACTGGAACTGCGGCGGTTTTGTATGTACACGTTAATGTGTTGCGCGGTCAGTATTGTTGCTCAAACATTTGGACTATTAGTTGGAACGGGGATGAAAGTTCAG CATGGTATGATTTTTGGACCACTCACAATTCTTCCATTTCTGATATTTAGTGGATTTTTTGTCCAATTCAGACATGCTCATCCGTATCTACGTTGGCTGTTCCATTTATCGTTTCTGAAATACGGTTTCGAGGGTGTAATGATAGCTATTTATGG TTACAACAGACCAAAGCTTTCATGTTCAGATGTTTACTGTCATTTTGCAGTACCAGAGAAGCTACTGAGTGCCATGGACATGACACAAGCCGATTATTGGTTTTCTTTTTTCGTACTGACTGCGTTATATATCATCTTGGACATAGCAACGTTTACGTTGCTAAAACTTAAGCTGGAGAAACGCGTATAA
- the LOC100881965 gene encoding ATP-binding cassette sub-family G member 4 isoform X4 encodes MFPTKHVHGSFPETELLKNLSGEFRAGELTAIMGLSGAGKSTLMDVLAGFITSGVTGNIMVNSKARNLDEFRRLSAYIMQNDNLQPLLTVQEAMNVAAELKLTASPQQKKQKIEQILITMSLDICRHTRTGQLSGGERKRLAIALELLNCPPILFLDEPTSGLDSVTSKYCITLLKQLAKSGQTVICSIHQPSASLLNMVDHLYVVADGSCVYTGSTQNLVPYLSSLGLQCPTHYNPADYLMEICNGDYGKHVPGLIDAIENGKNNAWRSTSNVTTANRQEEVIALNVMASFQALRQRPPMAADYAPRRKGSEYATNFWKQLIVLLKRNTIRLSRDKVLTFTRLSMHFVIALLVGTIYFQIGQDAVYVLDNFNLLFFNIMFLMFSAFSATVTTFPLELPIIMREHFNRWYKLHSFYLANKLADIPIQLTAISLYILIVYYMSDQLLELRRFCMYTLMCCAVSIVAQTFGLLVGTGMKVQHGMIFGPLTILPFLIFSGFFVQFRHAHPYLRWLFHLSFLKYGFEGVMIAIYGYNRPKLSCSDVYCHFAVPEKLLSAMDMTQADYWFSFFVLTALYIILDIATFTLLKLKLEKRV; translated from the exons ATGTTTCCTACAAAGCACGTCCATGGATCCTTTCCAGAG ACCGAATTGCTGAAAAACTTGAGCGGTGAATTTAGAGCTGGCGAACTGACCGCAATTATGGGATTATCGGGCGCTGGAAAATCTACGCTGATGGATGTTTTAGCAGGCTTTAT AACATCCGGCGTCACTGGGAATATTATGGTCAATTCGAAAGCTAGGAACCTTGATGAATTTCGAAGGCTGTCTGCATATATAATGCAAAACGATAATTTGCAACCACTGTTAACGGTACAGGAAGCTATGAACGTCGCTGCAGAACTCAAGCTTACCGCTAGTCCTCAACAAAAGAAACAGAAG ATTGAGCAAATTCTAATCACAATGAGTCTCGACATATGTCGTCACACTCGTACAGGGCAGCTCAGCGGTGGAGAAAGAAAGAGGCTAGCAATTGCGCTGGAATTACTTAACTGCCCACCGATTTTGTTTCTCGACGAGCCTACTAG TGGATTGGATAGCGTCACTTCAAAATATTGTATAACGTTGCTAAAACAATTGGCAAAGTCAGGACAAACAGTAATTTGTTCGATTCATCAACCGAGTGCCTCGCTGTTGAATATGGTCGACCATCTGTACGTGGTAGCGGATGGAAGTTGCGTTTATACGGGTAGCACTCAGAATTTAGTGCCTTATTTGAGCAGCCTTGGCTTGCAATGTCCGACGCATTATAATCCAGCTGACTACC TGATGGAGATTTGTAATGGAGATTACGGTAAGCACGTACCGGGATTAATAGACGCTATCGAAAATGGAAAGAACAATGCGTGGAGGTCAACGAGCAATGTAACCACCGCCAATCGTCAAGAGGAAGTAATCGCTTTAAACGTGATGGCTTCGTTCCAAGCACTTCGACAACGACCTCCGATGGCAGCTGATTATGCTCCTAGACGCAAAGGCTCTGAATACGCTACGAATTTTTGGAAACAGTTAATCGTTCTACTCAAAAGGAACACAATTAGACTTTCTCGCGATAAG GTATTAACTTTCACACGGCTCTCGATGCATTTCGTCATTGCCCTCCTTGTCGGCACTATTTATTTCCAAATCGGGCAGGATGCTGTGTACGTGCTGGATAATTTCAATCTTCTGTTCTTCAATATAATGTTTCTCATGTTTAGTGCATTCAGTGCAACTGTAACTACAT TTCCCTTGGAGTTACCAATTATTATGCGTGAACACTTTAACCGGTGGTACAAGTTGCACTCATTTTACTTAGCCAACAAACTGGCCGACATTCCAATTCAACTTACTGCAATTTCCTTATACATTCTCATAGTATATTACATGAGCGATCAATTACTGGAACTGCGGCGGTTTTGTATGTACACGTTAATGTGTTGCGCGGTCAGTATTGTTGCTCAAACATTTGGACTATTAGTTGGAACGGGGATGAAAGTTCAG CATGGTATGATTTTTGGACCACTCACAATTCTTCCATTTCTGATATTTAGTGGATTTTTTGTCCAATTCAGACATGCTCATCCGTATCTACGTTGGCTGTTCCATTTATCGTTTCTGAAATACGGTTTCGAGGGTGTAATGATAGCTATTTATGG TTACAACAGACCAAAGCTTTCATGTTCAGATGTTTACTGTCATTTTGCAGTACCAGAGAAGCTACTGAGTGCCATGGACATGACACAAGCCGATTATTGGTTTTCTTTTTTCGTACTGACTGCGTTATATATCATCTTGGACATAGCAACGTTTACGTTGCTAAAACTTAAGCTGGAGAAACGCGTATAA
- the LOC100881965 gene encoding ATP-binding cassette sub-family G member 4 isoform X6: protein MDPFQRTSGVTGNIMVNSKARNLDEFRRLSAYIMQNDNLQPLLTVQEAMNVAAELKLTASPQQKKQKIEQILITMSLDICRHTRTGQLSGGERKRLAIALELLNCPPILFLDEPTSGLDSVTSKYCITLLKQLAKSGQTVICSIHQPSASLLNMVDHLYVVADGSCVYTGSTQNLVPYLSSLGLQCPTHYNPADYLMEICNGDYGKHVPGLIDAIENGKNNAWRSTSNVTTANRQEEVIALNVMASFQALRQRPPMAADYAPRRKGSEYATNFWKQLIVLLKRNTIRLSRDKVLTFTRLSMHFVIALLVGTIYFQIGQDAVYVLDNFNLLFFNIMFLMFSAFSATVTTFPLELPIIMREHFNRWYKLHSFYLANKLADIPIQLTAISLYILIVYYMSDQLLELRRFCMYTLMCCAVSIVAQTFGLLVGTGMKVQHGMIFGPLTILPFLIFSGFFVQFRHAHPYLRWLFHLSFLKYGFEGVMIAIYGYNRPKLSCSDVYCHFAVPEKLLSAMDMTQADYWFSFFVLTALYIILDIATFTLLKLKLEKRV, encoded by the exons ATGGATCCTTTCCAGAG AACATCCGGCGTCACTGGGAATATTATGGTCAATTCGAAAGCTAGGAACCTTGATGAATTTCGAAGGCTGTCTGCATATATAATGCAAAACGATAATTTGCAACCACTGTTAACGGTACAGGAAGCTATGAACGTCGCTGCAGAACTCAAGCTTACCGCTAGTCCTCAACAAAAGAAACAGAAG ATTGAGCAAATTCTAATCACAATGAGTCTCGACATATGTCGTCACACTCGTACAGGGCAGCTCAGCGGTGGAGAAAGAAAGAGGCTAGCAATTGCGCTGGAATTACTTAACTGCCCACCGATTTTGTTTCTCGACGAGCCTACTAG TGGATTGGATAGCGTCACTTCAAAATATTGTATAACGTTGCTAAAACAATTGGCAAAGTCAGGACAAACAGTAATTTGTTCGATTCATCAACCGAGTGCCTCGCTGTTGAATATGGTCGACCATCTGTACGTGGTAGCGGATGGAAGTTGCGTTTATACGGGTAGCACTCAGAATTTAGTGCCTTATTTGAGCAGCCTTGGCTTGCAATGTCCGACGCATTATAATCCAGCTGACTACC TGATGGAGATTTGTAATGGAGATTACGGTAAGCACGTACCGGGATTAATAGACGCTATCGAAAATGGAAAGAACAATGCGTGGAGGTCAACGAGCAATGTAACCACCGCCAATCGTCAAGAGGAAGTAATCGCTTTAAACGTGATGGCTTCGTTCCAAGCACTTCGACAACGACCTCCGATGGCAGCTGATTATGCTCCTAGACGCAAAGGCTCTGAATACGCTACGAATTTTTGGAAACAGTTAATCGTTCTACTCAAAAGGAACACAATTAGACTTTCTCGCGATAAG GTATTAACTTTCACACGGCTCTCGATGCATTTCGTCATTGCCCTCCTTGTCGGCACTATTTATTTCCAAATCGGGCAGGATGCTGTGTACGTGCTGGATAATTTCAATCTTCTGTTCTTCAATATAATGTTTCTCATGTTTAGTGCATTCAGTGCAACTGTAACTACAT TTCCCTTGGAGTTACCAATTATTATGCGTGAACACTTTAACCGGTGGTACAAGTTGCACTCATTTTACTTAGCCAACAAACTGGCCGACATTCCAATTCAACTTACTGCAATTTCCTTATACATTCTCATAGTATATTACATGAGCGATCAATTACTGGAACTGCGGCGGTTTTGTATGTACACGTTAATGTGTTGCGCGGTCAGTATTGTTGCTCAAACATTTGGACTATTAGTTGGAACGGGGATGAAAGTTCAG CATGGTATGATTTTTGGACCACTCACAATTCTTCCATTTCTGATATTTAGTGGATTTTTTGTCCAATTCAGACATGCTCATCCGTATCTACGTTGGCTGTTCCATTTATCGTTTCTGAAATACGGTTTCGAGGGTGTAATGATAGCTATTTATGG TTACAACAGACCAAAGCTTTCATGTTCAGATGTTTACTGTCATTTTGCAGTACCAGAGAAGCTACTGAGTGCCATGGACATGACACAAGCCGATTATTGGTTTTCTTTTTTCGTACTGACTGCGTTATATATCATCTTGGACATAGCAACGTTTACGTTGCTAAAACTTAAGCTGGAGAAACGCGTATAA
- the LOC100881965 gene encoding ATP-binding cassette sub-family G member 4 isoform X3, with amino-acid sequence MNLCLNEKCFHSSPWNETELLKNLSGEFRAGELTAIMGLSGAGKSTLMDVLAGFITSGVTGNIMVNSKARNLDEFRRLSAYIMQNDNLQPLLTVQEAMNVAAELKLTASPQQKKQKIEQILITMSLDICRHTRTGQLSGGERKRLAIALELLNCPPILFLDEPTSGLDSVTSKYCITLLKQLAKSGQTVICSIHQPSASLLNMVDHLYVVADGSCVYTGSTQNLVPYLSSLGLQCPTHYNPADYLMEICNGDYGKHVPGLIDAIENGKNNAWRSTSNVTTANRQEEVIALNVMASFQALRQRPPMAADYAPRRKGSEYATNFWKQLIVLLKRNTIRLSRDKVLTFTRLSMHFVIALLVGTIYFQIGQDAVYVLDNFNLLFFNIMFLMFSAFSATVTTFPLELPIIMREHFNRWYKLHSFYLANKLADIPIQLTAISLYILIVYYMSDQLLELRRFCMYTLMCCAVSIVAQTFGLLVGTGMKVQHGMIFGPLTILPFLIFSGFFVQFRHAHPYLRWLFHLSFLKYGFEGVMIAIYGYNRPKLSCSDVYCHFAVPEKLLSAMDMTQADYWFSFFVLTALYIILDIATFTLLKLKLEKRV; translated from the exons ATGAATCTGTGTCTGAATGAGAAATGTTTTCATAGTTCGCCGTGGAACGAG ACCGAATTGCTGAAAAACTTGAGCGGTGAATTTAGAGCTGGCGAACTGACCGCAATTATGGGATTATCGGGCGCTGGAAAATCTACGCTGATGGATGTTTTAGCAGGCTTTAT AACATCCGGCGTCACTGGGAATATTATGGTCAATTCGAAAGCTAGGAACCTTGATGAATTTCGAAGGCTGTCTGCATATATAATGCAAAACGATAATTTGCAACCACTGTTAACGGTACAGGAAGCTATGAACGTCGCTGCAGAACTCAAGCTTACCGCTAGTCCTCAACAAAAGAAACAGAAG ATTGAGCAAATTCTAATCACAATGAGTCTCGACATATGTCGTCACACTCGTACAGGGCAGCTCAGCGGTGGAGAAAGAAAGAGGCTAGCAATTGCGCTGGAATTACTTAACTGCCCACCGATTTTGTTTCTCGACGAGCCTACTAG TGGATTGGATAGCGTCACTTCAAAATATTGTATAACGTTGCTAAAACAATTGGCAAAGTCAGGACAAACAGTAATTTGTTCGATTCATCAACCGAGTGCCTCGCTGTTGAATATGGTCGACCATCTGTACGTGGTAGCGGATGGAAGTTGCGTTTATACGGGTAGCACTCAGAATTTAGTGCCTTATTTGAGCAGCCTTGGCTTGCAATGTCCGACGCATTATAATCCAGCTGACTACC TGATGGAGATTTGTAATGGAGATTACGGTAAGCACGTACCGGGATTAATAGACGCTATCGAAAATGGAAAGAACAATGCGTGGAGGTCAACGAGCAATGTAACCACCGCCAATCGTCAAGAGGAAGTAATCGCTTTAAACGTGATGGCTTCGTTCCAAGCACTTCGACAACGACCTCCGATGGCAGCTGATTATGCTCCTAGACGCAAAGGCTCTGAATACGCTACGAATTTTTGGAAACAGTTAATCGTTCTACTCAAAAGGAACACAATTAGACTTTCTCGCGATAAG GTATTAACTTTCACACGGCTCTCGATGCATTTCGTCATTGCCCTCCTTGTCGGCACTATTTATTTCCAAATCGGGCAGGATGCTGTGTACGTGCTGGATAATTTCAATCTTCTGTTCTTCAATATAATGTTTCTCATGTTTAGTGCATTCAGTGCAACTGTAACTACAT TTCCCTTGGAGTTACCAATTATTATGCGTGAACACTTTAACCGGTGGTACAAGTTGCACTCATTTTACTTAGCCAACAAACTGGCCGACATTCCAATTCAACTTACTGCAATTTCCTTATACATTCTCATAGTATATTACATGAGCGATCAATTACTGGAACTGCGGCGGTTTTGTATGTACACGTTAATGTGTTGCGCGGTCAGTATTGTTGCTCAAACATTTGGACTATTAGTTGGAACGGGGATGAAAGTTCAG CATGGTATGATTTTTGGACCACTCACAATTCTTCCATTTCTGATATTTAGTGGATTTTTTGTCCAATTCAGACATGCTCATCCGTATCTACGTTGGCTGTTCCATTTATCGTTTCTGAAATACGGTTTCGAGGGTGTAATGATAGCTATTTATGG TTACAACAGACCAAAGCTTTCATGTTCAGATGTTTACTGTCATTTTGCAGTACCAGAGAAGCTACTGAGTGCCATGGACATGACACAAGCCGATTATTGGTTTTCTTTTTTCGTACTGACTGCGTTATATATCATCTTGGACATAGCAACGTTTACGTTGCTAAAACTTAAGCTGGAGAAACGCGTATAA
- the LOC100881965 gene encoding ATP-binding cassette sub-family G member 4 isoform X5, translating to MGLSGAGKSTLMDVLAGFITSGVTGNIMVNSKARNLDEFRRLSAYIMQNDNLQPLLTVQEAMNVAAELKLTASPQQKKQKIEQILITMSLDICRHTRTGQLSGGERKRLAIALELLNCPPILFLDEPTSGLDSVTSKYCITLLKQLAKSGQTVICSIHQPSASLLNMVDHLYVVADGSCVYTGSTQNLVPYLSSLGLQCPTHYNPADYLMEICNGDYGKHVPGLIDAIENGKNNAWRSTSNVTTANRQEEVIALNVMASFQALRQRPPMAADYAPRRKGSEYATNFWKQLIVLLKRNTIRLSRDKVLTFTRLSMHFVIALLVGTIYFQIGQDAVYVLDNFNLLFFNIMFLMFSAFSATVTTFPLELPIIMREHFNRWYKLHSFYLANKLADIPIQLTAISLYILIVYYMSDQLLELRRFCMYTLMCCAVSIVAQTFGLLVGTGMKVQHGMIFGPLTILPFLIFSGFFVQFRHAHPYLRWLFHLSFLKYGFEGVMIAIYGYNRPKLSCSDVYCHFAVPEKLLSAMDMTQADYWFSFFVLTALYIILDIATFTLLKLKLEKRV from the exons ATGGGATTATCGGGCGCTGGAAAATCTACGCTGATGGATGTTTTAGCAGGCTTTAT AACATCCGGCGTCACTGGGAATATTATGGTCAATTCGAAAGCTAGGAACCTTGATGAATTTCGAAGGCTGTCTGCATATATAATGCAAAACGATAATTTGCAACCACTGTTAACGGTACAGGAAGCTATGAACGTCGCTGCAGAACTCAAGCTTACCGCTAGTCCTCAACAAAAGAAACAGAAG ATTGAGCAAATTCTAATCACAATGAGTCTCGACATATGTCGTCACACTCGTACAGGGCAGCTCAGCGGTGGAGAAAGAAAGAGGCTAGCAATTGCGCTGGAATTACTTAACTGCCCACCGATTTTGTTTCTCGACGAGCCTACTAG TGGATTGGATAGCGTCACTTCAAAATATTGTATAACGTTGCTAAAACAATTGGCAAAGTCAGGACAAACAGTAATTTGTTCGATTCATCAACCGAGTGCCTCGCTGTTGAATATGGTCGACCATCTGTACGTGGTAGCGGATGGAAGTTGCGTTTATACGGGTAGCACTCAGAATTTAGTGCCTTATTTGAGCAGCCTTGGCTTGCAATGTCCGACGCATTATAATCCAGCTGACTACC TGATGGAGATTTGTAATGGAGATTACGGTAAGCACGTACCGGGATTAATAGACGCTATCGAAAATGGAAAGAACAATGCGTGGAGGTCAACGAGCAATGTAACCACCGCCAATCGTCAAGAGGAAGTAATCGCTTTAAACGTGATGGCTTCGTTCCAAGCACTTCGACAACGACCTCCGATGGCAGCTGATTATGCTCCTAGACGCAAAGGCTCTGAATACGCTACGAATTTTTGGAAACAGTTAATCGTTCTACTCAAAAGGAACACAATTAGACTTTCTCGCGATAAG GTATTAACTTTCACACGGCTCTCGATGCATTTCGTCATTGCCCTCCTTGTCGGCACTATTTATTTCCAAATCGGGCAGGATGCTGTGTACGTGCTGGATAATTTCAATCTTCTGTTCTTCAATATAATGTTTCTCATGTTTAGTGCATTCAGTGCAACTGTAACTACAT TTCCCTTGGAGTTACCAATTATTATGCGTGAACACTTTAACCGGTGGTACAAGTTGCACTCATTTTACTTAGCCAACAAACTGGCCGACATTCCAATTCAACTTACTGCAATTTCCTTATACATTCTCATAGTATATTACATGAGCGATCAATTACTGGAACTGCGGCGGTTTTGTATGTACACGTTAATGTGTTGCGCGGTCAGTATTGTTGCTCAAACATTTGGACTATTAGTTGGAACGGGGATGAAAGTTCAG CATGGTATGATTTTTGGACCACTCACAATTCTTCCATTTCTGATATTTAGTGGATTTTTTGTCCAATTCAGACATGCTCATCCGTATCTACGTTGGCTGTTCCATTTATCGTTTCTGAAATACGGTTTCGAGGGTGTAATGATAGCTATTTATGG TTACAACAGACCAAAGCTTTCATGTTCAGATGTTTACTGTCATTTTGCAGTACCAGAGAAGCTACTGAGTGCCATGGACATGACACAAGCCGATTATTGGTTTTCTTTTTTCGTACTGACTGCGTTATATATCATCTTGGACATAGCAACGTTTACGTTGCTAAAACTTAAGCTGGAGAAACGCGTATAA